The following coding sequences are from one Epilithonimonas vandammei window:
- the glpK gene encoding glycerol kinase GlpK, whose protein sequence is MNNTQLILSLDQGTTSSRAILFNHNGGIEEVSQRDFTQFFPQPGWVEHDPNEIWSSQISVAAEVVAKAGISGKEVAAIGITNQRETTIVWDRETSEPIYNAIVWQDRRTAKYCDDLKTQGHSDKIKEKTGLILDAYFSGTKLKWILDNVEGAREKAEQGKLCFGTVDTWLVWKLTRGKMFITDVTNASRTLLFNIHTLEWDDELLSLLNIPKSLLPEVKQSSEIYGETSTTLFSTKIPISGIAGDQQAALFGQMCTEPGMVKNTYGTGCFLLMNTGDKAVYSQNNLLTTIGWKINGKVNYALEGSVFVGGAAIQWLRDGAKIIRTSPDVNNLAALVPDTEGVYFVPALTGLGAPYWDPYARGAIVGITRGTTDAHIARATLEGIAYQVYDVVKAMEADADVESVELRVDGGASASDLLMQFQSDIFGFRIARPKTLETTALGAAYLAGLAVGYWKDVEEIKKQWIVEKEFEPKMEMEKVDELLKGWHKAVGKAKNWAD, encoded by the coding sequence ATGAATAATACACAATTAATCTTATCATTAGATCAAGGGACAACTTCTTCTCGTGCAATTCTTTTCAATCACAACGGAGGGATAGAGGAAGTTTCTCAGAGAGATTTCACTCAATTTTTTCCACAACCAGGTTGGGTAGAACACGATCCTAATGAAATTTGGTCTTCACAAATTTCCGTTGCAGCAGAAGTTGTTGCAAAAGCTGGGATTTCGGGTAAGGAAGTGGCCGCTATTGGTATAACAAACCAAAGAGAAACTACAATCGTGTGGGACAGAGAAACATCCGAACCTATTTACAACGCTATTGTTTGGCAAGATAGGAGAACCGCAAAATATTGTGACGACTTAAAAACCCAAGGTCATTCTGATAAAATTAAAGAAAAAACAGGTCTTATCCTAGACGCCTACTTCTCGGGAACTAAATTAAAATGGATCCTGGATAATGTAGAAGGTGCTAGAGAAAAGGCAGAACAAGGGAAATTATGCTTCGGAACAGTAGATACTTGGTTAGTTTGGAAATTAACCCGAGGAAAAATGTTCATTACCGATGTTACCAATGCTTCTAGAACTCTATTGTTCAATATTCACACTCTTGAGTGGGATGACGAGTTGTTATCTTTACTAAACATTCCAAAATCCTTACTACCAGAAGTAAAACAAAGTAGCGAAATCTACGGAGAAACCTCAACTACTCTTTTTTCAACAAAAATCCCAATCTCGGGGATAGCAGGAGACCAACAAGCTGCTCTTTTTGGACAAATGTGTACAGAACCTGGAATGGTAAAAAATACATATGGAACAGGGTGCTTCTTACTAATGAACACGGGAGACAAAGCAGTCTATTCGCAAAACAACCTTTTGACTACAATTGGTTGGAAAATTAACGGCAAAGTTAATTATGCTTTAGAAGGTTCTGTTTTTGTTGGTGGCGCAGCAATACAATGGCTGAGAGACGGAGCAAAAATAATCAGAACTTCTCCAGACGTCAACAATCTCGCAGCTCTGGTCCCAGACACAGAGGGTGTTTATTTTGTCCCAGCTCTTACTGGGCTTGGCGCACCTTATTGGGATCCTTATGCCAGAGGCGCTATTGTAGGAATTACACGCGGAACTACAGATGCGCATATCGCTAGAGCAACTCTAGAAGGCATTGCATACCAAGTATATGACGTCGTAAAAGCTATGGAAGCTGACGCAGATGTAGAATCTGTAGAACTAAGAGTTGATGGCGGAGCTTCTGCATCCGATTTACTAATGCAATTTCAGTCTGATATCTTCGGATTTAGAATTGCAAGACCAAAAACATTAGAAACCACAGCTCTTGGAGCGGCTTATCTTGCTGGTCTGGCAGTTGGCTATTGGAAAGATGTTGAAGAAATCAAAAAACAATGGATTGTTGAAAAAGAATTTGAACCAAAAATGGAAATGGAAAAAGTTGATGAATTGCTAAAAGGTTGGCACAAAGCTGTTGGCAAAGCTAAAAATTGGGCCGATTAA
- a CDS encoding MIP/aquaporin family protein: MSNIFIAELLGTLILILLGNGVVANVLLQKTKGNGAGLIVITAGWAFAVFSGAAVALNLGSAAHLNPAVSIATFIGNGITSTELISYLGGEFLGAMAGAFLVWLMYKDHFDATFEDPGAQLACYSTGPAIKNTWSNLFSEALGTFVLIFVSSSFASTQGETVGSIGLWPITTLIWAIGVSLGGTTGYAINPARDLGPRIMHAILPIKGKGTSDWGYAWIPVIGPIVGAILAILAYQAIH, encoded by the coding sequence ATGTCAAACATTTTTATCGCAGAATTATTGGGAACATTGATTCTCATTCTTCTAGGAAATGGCGTTGTAGCCAATGTATTATTACAAAAAACAAAAGGTAACGGAGCGGGATTAATTGTCATTACCGCAGGTTGGGCTTTTGCCGTTTTTTCCGGAGCGGCAGTTGCTCTCAATTTGGGAAGTGCAGCACATCTAAACCCCGCTGTAAGTATCGCTACATTTATTGGAAACGGAATTACCTCTACAGAGCTAATCTCTTATCTAGGTGGCGAATTTCTAGGAGCAATGGCCGGAGCCTTCTTAGTTTGGCTAATGTACAAAGATCATTTTGATGCTACTTTTGAGGATCCAGGCGCTCAGCTTGCTTGCTACAGTACCGGACCTGCAATTAAAAACACATGGTCCAATTTATTCTCAGAAGCTTTAGGAACTTTTGTTTTGATTTTTGTCTCATCAAGCTTTGCATCCACTCAAGGCGAAACTGTAGGCAGCATCGGCTTGTGGCCAATTACTACATTAATCTGGGCTATTGGTGTATCTCTAGGCGGAACTACGGGTTATGCTATTAACCCCGCAAGAGATTTAGGACCTAGAATCATGCATGCTATTTTACCAATAAAAGGTAAAGGAACCAGCGATTGGGGGTACGCCTGGATCCCTGTAATTGGACCTAT